One window from the genome of Chloroherpetonaceae bacterium encodes:
- a CDS encoding glycosyltransferase family 4 protein encodes MKIAIIGNEYEQQFPLIGYGGIESCVENLALGLSKTAQQFCCIVPKRVENEPKKNLYPFEIIEADFIPSKKSRRTVWDFMAKVKPILESYRPDIIWSQNAWSVDVPISLGIPVLTTMHDSHEREASWLNNSPLVYYRYISKFQFKNWVTEAWQLPKSTQIYTGLDESEYDFSEVTGTYFLWVAGLGWGWENKGLHLFAKLAKRNPHLHFIAYGSRRFSVEFKLFCATWNLKNFEFRGILRRGEMHREVFKNARAFIFPTQIPETLGRTVLESFSKGTPVLGSANGALPELIQDCGVSTNSFDDLEQSLYMTFNRKKCFENSLRFSVTEEVRRMVMTSQLILSGNRISSLNDDNE; translated from the coding sequence ATGAAGATTGCAATAATCGGCAATGAGTATGAACAACAATTTCCTCTTATAGGCTATGGTGGAATTGAATCTTGTGTGGAAAATCTTGCGTTGGGTTTGTCAAAAACCGCCCAACAATTTTGTTGTATTGTCCCTAAACGAGTTGAAAATGAACCAAAAAAAAACCTTTATCCTTTTGAAATTATCGAGGCGGATTTCATTCCTTCAAAAAAATCGCGTCGAACCGTGTGGGATTTTATGGCAAAAGTTAAACCGATCCTTGAATCTTATCGACCAGATATCATTTGGTCTCAAAATGCGTGGTCTGTTGATGTCCCAATTTCATTAGGGATTCCTGTATTAACCACAATGCACGATAGTCATGAGCGAGAAGCCTCTTGGCTTAATAACTCTCCCTTAGTTTATTATCGCTACATTTCAAAATTCCAATTCAAGAATTGGGTAACTGAGGCGTGGCAACTTCCAAAAAGCACGCAAATTTACACCGGTCTTGATGAAAGCGAGTATGACTTTTCAGAAGTCACCGGTACATATTTCTTGTGGGTTGCCGGCCTTGGTTGGGGATGGGAAAATAAAGGTCTTCATCTTTTTGCGAAGCTGGCGAAGAGAAATCCTCATTTACACTTTATTGCCTATGGTAGCCGCCGATTTTCGGTCGAATTCAAACTTTTCTGTGCTACTTGGAATTTGAAGAACTTTGAGTTTAGAGGGATTTTAAGAAGGGGTGAAATGCACCGTGAAGTTTTCAAAAATGCTCGTGCATTTATCTTCCCAACGCAAATCCCGGAAACCTTAGGGAGAACCGTTCTTGAGAGTTTCTCTAAAGGCACACCTGTATTAGGCTCTGCCAATGGTGCTTTACCTGAACTAATCCAAGATTGTGGAGTTTCAACCAATTCGTTTGATGATTTAGAACAATCTCTTTACATGACCTTCAACCGAAAAAAATGTTTTGAGAATAGTTTGCGCTTTTCAGTTACTGAAGAGGTTCGTCGTATGGTAATGACAAGTCAATTGATTCTTTCAGGAAATCGCATTTCCAGTTTAAATGATGACAATGAATAA
- a CDS encoding glycosyltransferase family 9 protein, whose protein sequence is MKLNHFISDVKEAVFRLKLALIASFNRKAGRTSNSLLIALLLKFLELKFNKASISIPLELSQIKKILIFRGDQIGDMIVFTSALSALKSILPKSSIHIWASASNEIILRYNPNVEKIFSVSLTEESINKNIAQCQMESYDLLIDVSFWEHYLTASIAQKINPKAITVVLDNKEGKRELYLKKMYHAVLLPKGLNWAEEYHLAMLELFGVNEPKSVKTSIFISDIEANAVSKFLNTHKINDSFIILNLSARESCKKWGAKNSIEFLIRYCQDLLPHSQLPIIITAAPNDSSDVLELQRTISNPNIYYYPFTSNFLEIVELINRSIGCLSPDTAFVHACAAMNTPILVLCTTKSTTAQWLPLTEKKIVLWAPHNHDTSAIPVETVYLAFQQLLNQFIIKKV, encoded by the coding sequence GTGAAACTAAACCACTTTATAAGTGATGTCAAGGAAGCAGTTTTTCGCCTAAAACTTGCCTTAATCGCTAGTTTTAATCGCAAAGCAGGGCGTACTTCCAATTCCCTCCTTATCGCCTTGTTATTAAAATTTTTGGAATTAAAATTTAATAAAGCATCAATTTCAATTCCGCTTGAATTATCACAGATTAAGAAAATCCTGATTTTCCGCGGAGATCAAATTGGTGATATGATAGTCTTCACCTCAGCTCTAAGCGCGTTGAAATCAATTTTGCCCAAATCATCCATCCATATCTGGGCTTCGGCTTCAAACGAAATCATTCTCCGCTACAACCCCAATGTTGAAAAGATTTTCTCTGTTTCTCTTACCGAGGAATCAATAAATAAAAACATCGCTCAATGCCAAATGGAATCATACGATTTATTGATTGATGTTTCGTTTTGGGAACATTATCTCACGGCTTCAATTGCCCAAAAAATCAATCCAAAGGCTATTACTGTAGTGCTTGATAATAAAGAAGGAAAGCGGGAGTTGTATCTCAAGAAAATGTATCATGCTGTTCTTCTCCCCAAAGGTTTGAATTGGGCGGAAGAGTATCACTTAGCTATGCTTGAATTGTTTGGAGTAAATGAACCTAAGTCGGTAAAGACATCAATTTTTATCTCAGATATTGAAGCCAATGCTGTTTCAAAATTTCTTAACACTCATAAAATCAATGATTCATTTATCATCTTAAACCTAAGTGCAAGAGAATCATGCAAAAAATGGGGAGCAAAAAATTCTATAGAATTTTTGATCCGATATTGCCAAGACTTGCTTCCTCATAGCCAACTTCCAATCATCATAACAGCCGCTCCAAACGATTCATCGGATGTTCTTGAATTGCAAAGAACCATCTCAAATCCAAACATCTATTACTATCCTTTCACATCAAATTTTTTAGAAATCGTTGAACTCATCAATCGATCAATAGGTTGCCTTTCACCCGATACGGCTTTCGTTCATGCCTGTGCAGCAATGAACACGCCCATTTTGGTTTTGTGTACCACAAAATCAACAACCGCTCAATGGCTTCCTTTAACTGAGAAAAAGATTGTATTGTGGGCACCTCACAATCATGATACCTCAGCAATCCCTGTAGAAACTGTTTATCTCGCTTTTCAGCAGCTGTTGAATCAATTTATTATCAAGAAAGTTTAA
- a CDS encoding GWxTD domain-containing protein — MINLIVKVGRAVCRKYGIFIFLFTNPFLLYSQQTVQTLNGVDFGVFESDSTFYKVEVYFNFPKWKIPYKAVKPNLFTTSLKLSLKAEASTGKVFETQSQLDSNDDSSRILTSTLLGSMRLKVIDGEYKFTLTAENQDGRYKAKTERVIKVGNPRSKLRLSSLISAFSIESSKNINSPFYKNNLEVIPNPESAYGNGLDTAFFYAELYGIKSANIVGEKIYQSIFLTRAGKKLEETEVKKVRSRLYDAVVFKESMFVGDLLSGSYDFVVTLEDSSKQKIAESKKRIFVTNPVTTIKRKRISDSFLEPEFARLSEEELDEMRSQVKAIITEDEAKAYETLTTLDSKKFFFQRFWEARGGVTKVREFVTLIGETKWWGSSFRKGYETDRGKILLKYGRPTNVEVFSQESNTRAHEIWTYENFPGRGRVSFVFGDVRGTGEFELLHSDVPTEAFNQNWRLRLQSTQSGAGSNFMR, encoded by the coding sequence ATGATCAATTTAATTGTAAAAGTTGGTAGAGCAGTCTGCCGAAAGTACGGAATCTTCATTTTTTTATTCACAAATCCTTTCCTTCTTTATTCTCAGCAAACCGTGCAAACGCTGAACGGTGTCGATTTCGGAGTCTTTGAATCTGACTCCACATTCTATAAAGTTGAGGTGTATTTCAACTTTCCCAAATGGAAAATTCCTTATAAAGCCGTTAAACCTAATCTCTTCACAACCTCACTCAAATTATCATTAAAAGCAGAAGCGTCAACTGGGAAAGTATTTGAAACGCAATCTCAACTTGACTCCAATGATGATTCTAGCCGAATTCTTACTTCCACACTTTTAGGCTCAATGCGACTAAAGGTCATTGATGGCGAGTATAAATTTACCTTAACAGCAGAAAATCAAGACGGACGGTATAAAGCAAAAACCGAAAGAGTAATTAAAGTAGGAAACCCACGTTCAAAACTTAGATTGAGCTCATTGATTTCGGCATTTTCAATTGAATCATCCAAAAACATCAACTCGCCTTTCTATAAAAATAATCTTGAAGTTATTCCCAATCCTGAATCCGCCTATGGGAATGGGTTAGATACCGCTTTCTTTTATGCCGAACTATATGGCATTAAATCTGCGAATATTGTTGGAGAAAAAATATACCAATCAATTTTTCTCACAAGAGCCGGAAAAAAACTTGAAGAAACAGAAGTAAAGAAAGTTCGAAGCAGACTGTATGATGCTGTGGTATTTAAGGAATCAATGTTTGTCGGCGATTTACTCAGTGGTAGTTACGACTTTGTCGTAACTTTAGAAGATAGTAGTAAGCAAAAAATCGCTGAATCCAAGAAGCGAATCTTTGTCACCAATCCCGTTACAACCATAAAACGAAAGCGAATCAGTGACTCATTTCTTGAGCCCGAATTTGCCCGTTTAAGTGAAGAAGAACTTGATGAAATGCGCTCTCAAGTAAAGGCTATCATTACTGAAGATGAAGCGAAAGCCTACGAAACACTTACCACTTTAGACTCCAAAAAATTCTTTTTTCAACGTTTTTGGGAAGCTCGAGGTGGGGTAACAAAAGTACGCGAATTCGTTACTTTGATTGGTGAAACAAAATGGTGGGGCAGTTCATTTAGAAAAGGGTATGAAACAGACCGTGGGAAAATACTTCTCAAATATGGAAGGCCAACCAATGTTGAAGTTTTCTCCCAAGAATCGAATACCCGCGCACATGAAATTTGGACTTATGAAAATTTCCCGGGAAGAGGACGCGTCTCATTCGTTTTTGGAGATGTACGAGGTACAGGCGAATTTGAACTTCTTCATTCCGATGTTCCAACGGAAGCATTTAATCAAAACTGGAGATTGCGCTTGCAAAGTACCCAATCCGGCGCAGGAAGCAATTTTATGAGGTAG
- the rlmB gene encoding 23S rRNA (guanosine(2251)-2'-O)-methyltransferase RlmB: MPQVIYGRNAVYELLRTKPDTISKIYFPINMANDKRLNEMLIIAKQNQVSIGKASNQKLGDFAKTDKHQGVVALTDETKIYDLDDILAENPVQPRFFLILDSIEDPQNLGAILRSAEAAGVDAVLIPKDFGAPINSTVHKTSAGATAYVRICRVGNLSQTMIKLKKHQIWVVGTDLQATKSYTDFDYSMNIALVIGSEGKGMRHLVRETCDELVKIPIRGKIQSLNASVSAGIMLYEVVRQRILSKKL, translated from the coding sequence ATGCCACAAGTTATCTACGGCCGTAATGCCGTCTATGAACTCCTCCGAACGAAACCCGATACAATTTCAAAAATTTACTTTCCGATTAATATGGCCAATGACAAGCGTTTGAATGAAATGCTGATAATTGCCAAGCAAAATCAAGTGTCAATCGGTAAAGCAAGCAATCAAAAATTAGGTGATTTTGCTAAAACGGATAAGCACCAAGGGGTTGTCGCTCTTACAGACGAAACAAAGATATATGACCTTGATGATATTCTTGCTGAAAACCCCGTGCAACCCCGATTTTTCTTGATTTTAGATAGCATTGAAGACCCACAAAATCTCGGTGCGATTCTTCGTTCAGCTGAGGCAGCGGGAGTCGACGCCGTGTTAATTCCAAAAGATTTCGGAGCGCCCATAAATTCAACCGTACATAAAACTTCTGCCGGCGCTACGGCTTATGTCAGAATCTGTAGGGTGGGAAATCTTTCACAAACAATGATCAAATTAAAAAAGCATCAAATCTGGGTTGTTGGTACCGATTTACAAGCAACGAAATCATACACCGATTTTGATTATTCAATGAACATTGCGTTGGTAATTGGGTCTGAAGGCAAAGGCATGAGGCATCTTGTACGTGAAACTTGCGATGAGCTTGTGAAAATCCCGATTCGGGGAAAAATTCAATCGCTTAATGCAAGCGTCTCTGCCGGAATCATGCTCTATGAAGTGGTTCGTCAGAGGATATTGAGCAAAAAACTTTAG